The Crocosphaera subtropica ATCC 51142 genome includes a window with the following:
- a CDS encoding response regulator transcription factor — protein MKNILIIDDIQSELTLLKNYLTKAGYTVVTATNGQEALEKISQKKPDVIVTDLMMPDMGGLDLCRKLKKQTDTVDIPIVACSAKNREVDKMWAFKQGVKAYVTKPCTQEDLVDVLQSVTA, from the coding sequence ATGAAAAATATCTTAATTATCGATGACATACAATCTGAATTAACTCTGCTAAAAAACTATTTAACTAAAGCAGGTTATACCGTTGTAACAGCGACCAATGGACAAGAAGCTTTAGAGAAAATCTCTCAGAAAAAACCTGATGTTATTGTTACAGATTTGATGATGCCAGATATGGGAGGATTAGATTTATGTCGTAAGCTAAAAAAACAAACGGATACGGTTGATATTCCCATCGTTGCTTGTAGCGCAAAAAATAGAGAAGTCGATAAAATGTGGGCTTTTAAACAAGGGGTGAAAGCTTATGTAACTAAACCCTGCACTCAAGAAGACTTGGTGGATGTTTTGCAGTCAGTTACAGCATAA